The sequence AATTCCACTTTCCTTCCTCAAAGACGGCCGCAACCGCGCCGCCGAAAAGACCATGCCGATACCGCAGAGAGCGCAAAAGATCCAGAGCGCCAGCTGCATACTGCGCAGAAATTGCGGCAGGGTCGCTTCCGTCACCGCGGCATCGGCCATAAAGATCGAAAAGATCACGGTAATAATCATCATGCTCGTCATCATCCCCAGGGTACGCATGCTCGCTCCGAGACTGGAAGCAACGCCAAGATAGCGGGGCTCGACACTCCCCATGATAACGCTGGTATTGGGAGAAGAGAAGAGGGCAAAACCTGTCCCGAGCAGAGCCAGCGTCGCCATGATTAAGGAGAGCGGTGTAGCGGCGTCGACGCTGGCGGCCAAGCCAAGGCCAAGGGCGCAGAGGGCCATGCCGATGGTGGCGACCTTTGATGCCGGATAACGATCCGCCAGCCGCCCGCACAACGGAGAGAGGAGCGTCTGCAGCAGCGGCTGGACAATGAGAATCAAGCCGGCCTCACGGGCGTTCATCCCCTTGACGTATTGCAGATAAAGGCTGAAAAAGAAAGTGACACCGAAGGTGGCAGCATAATTGAGGAGCGCCGCCAAGTTGGAGAGGGCAAAGACGCGATTGTCGCGCAGCAGGACCATATTGAGGAGAGGATACGTGGTGCACGACTCGATATAAAGAAAGAGGACAATGCCGAGCATCCCGGAAAGCATCAGCGCAAAAGCCCCGAGCCCATGGTTGAGGTTGGAGGCACCGGCGATCAAGAGCAAAATGGCGCCGGCGTAGACCAGTCCCCCCTTCCAGTCAAAGGGTTCGCCGCGGGCGTCGGCCCATTCGCCGCGCAACTTGATGCTGGTGATCAGCAGAGTGAGGAGGCCCAAAGGGACGCTGAGATAAAAGATCGAACGCCAGCCCCAGGTGGTGACGAGGATACCGCCAAGGAATGGGCCGCAGGAGATACCGGCATAAACGCTGGCTACGGCGATACCAAGCGCCTTGCCGCGTTCTTCCGGCGGGAAGACCGCCACAACAATGGCCATGGTCGTCGCCATGATCATCGAACCGCCGATCCCCTGCAGGAAACGGAAGACAATGAGGGATTCGATCGACCAGGACTGCGACAGCAGGCCGCAGCCGACGGTGAAGACAACAATCCCGTAAACGAAGATACGGCGCCGGCCGTGGATATCGCCCAGCCGCCCCATGGCAAGGAGGAAGATTGAAGAAGAGAGGACGTAGGTGGTCTCGACCAATCCGAGCTGCAACGCCGTCGCCGCGAAGTCGCGACCGATGGCGGGCAGGGCCACCCCCACCGCCGACATCATGAAAGGCATGAGGAAGTGGGCGACGCAGACGACGAGGAGAGTGGCGGAGCGGGAGACAGGGGGCAGCATGGTTGGCCTTTGCCGGTTGAGGCTGGGGAAGCAGGTGC is a genomic window of Deltaproteobacteria bacterium HGW-Deltaproteobacteria-4 containing:
- a CDS encoding MFS transporter: MLPPVSRSATLLVVCVAHFLMPFMMSAVGVALPAIGRDFAATALQLGLVETTYVLSSSIFLLAMGRLGDIHGRRRIFVYGIVVFTVGCGLLSQSWSIESLIVFRFLQGIGGSMIMATTMAIVVAVFPPEERGKALGIAVASVYAGISCGPFLGGILVTTWGWRSIFYLSVPLGLLTLLITSIKLRGEWADARGEPFDWKGGLVYAGAILLLIAGASNLNHGLGAFALMLSGMLGIVLFLYIESCTTYPLLNMVLLRDNRVFALSNLAALLNYAATFGVTFFFSLYLQYVKGMNAREAGLILIVQPLLQTLLSPLCGRLADRYPASKVATIGMALCALGLGLAASVDAATPLSLIMATLALLGTGFALFSSPNTSVIMGSVEPRYLGVASSLGASMRTLGMMTSMMIITVIFSIFMADAAVTEATLPQFLRSMQLALWIFCALCGIGMVFSAARLRPSLRKESGI